From Pseudomonas sp. B21-028, one genomic window encodes:
- a CDS encoding nucleoside triphosphate pyrophosphatase, translating into MLPLLLASSSVYRRELLARLGLPFVCRSPDIDESHRPGEPARELVKRLAREKALALADSHPAHLIIGSDQVAVLGERILGKPHTFENAREQLLAASGTQVTFLTGLALLNSQTGACQVDCVPFTVNMRTLDPERVERYLRTEQPYDCAGSFKAEGLGVSLFQSTEGSDATSLIGLPLIRLVDMLLVEGVQIP; encoded by the coding sequence ATGCTGCCTTTATTACTTGCCTCCAGCTCGGTCTACCGCCGGGAACTGCTCGCCCGCCTGGGGCTACCATTCGTCTGCCGCTCGCCGGATATCGACGAAAGTCACCGCCCCGGCGAGCCTGCCCGGGAGCTGGTAAAGCGCCTGGCCCGGGAAAAGGCCCTGGCACTGGCCGACAGCCACCCGGCACACCTGATCATCGGCTCGGACCAGGTCGCCGTGCTCGGCGAGCGCATCCTGGGCAAACCTCATACCTTCGAAAACGCCCGTGAACAACTGCTGGCCGCCAGCGGGACCCAGGTCACGTTCCTCACCGGCCTGGCACTGCTCAACAGCCAGACCGGCGCCTGCCAGGTCGACTGCGTGCCTTTTACCGTCAATATGCGCACGCTCGACCCGGAGCGGGTCGAACGCTATCTGCGGACCGAACAGCCTTATGACTGCGCCGGCAGCTTCAAGGCCGAGGGCCTGGGGGTGAGTCTGTTCCAGAGCACCGAAGGCTCCGACGCCACCAGCCTGATCGGCCTGCCCTTGATCCGCCTTGTGGATATGTTGCTGGTGGAGGGCGTGCAGATACCCTGA
- the rluC gene encoding 23S rRNA pseudouridine(955/2504/2580) synthase RluC, with the protein MTTTAPSTPSVQLLEVSPEYAGQRIDNFLLARLKGVPKTLIYRILRKGEVRVNKGRIKPEYKLQAGDIVRVPPVRVPERDEPVPVAQGLLQRLEDSIIYEDKALIVINKPAGIAVHGGSGLDFGVIEAFRQLRPDAKELELVHRLDRDTSGLLMIAKKRSMLRHLHEQLRGDGIDKRYMALVRGNWATSIKQVRAPLLKSNLRSGERMVEVNDEGKDALTVFKVLRRFGDFATMIEAKPVTGRTHQIRVHTLHAGHCIAGDPKYGDDDFSREIRDLGGKRLFLHAYMLTVPLPDGGELKLQAPVDAMWAKTVERLSAP; encoded by the coding sequence ATGACGACTACTGCCCCTTCGACTCCGAGCGTTCAACTGCTCGAGGTCTCGCCGGAATATGCCGGCCAACGAATCGATAACTTCCTTCTCGCCCGGCTCAAGGGCGTGCCCAAGACCTTGATTTATCGCATTTTGCGCAAGGGCGAGGTGCGGGTGAACAAAGGCCGGATCAAGCCGGAGTACAAGCTCCAGGCGGGCGATATCGTGCGCGTGCCGCCGGTTCGCGTGCCCGAGCGCGATGAACCGGTGCCGGTTGCCCAGGGTCTGCTGCAGCGCCTGGAAGACTCGATCATCTACGAAGACAAAGCGCTGATTGTGATCAACAAGCCCGCGGGCATTGCGGTTCACGGCGGCAGCGGCCTGGATTTCGGTGTGATCGAAGCCTTTCGTCAGTTGCGTCCGGACGCCAAGGAGCTGGAGTTGGTTCATCGCCTGGACCGCGACACCTCTGGCCTGCTGATGATTGCCAAGAAGCGCAGCATGTTGCGCCATTTGCACGAGCAATTGCGTGGTGACGGCATCGACAAGCGCTACATGGCGCTGGTGCGGGGGAATTGGGCGACGTCCATCAAGCAGGTCCGTGCGCCGTTGCTCAAGAGCAACCTGCGCTCCGGCGAACGCATGGTCGAGGTCAACGACGAAGGCAAGGACGCGCTCACCGTGTTCAAGGTGCTGCGGCGCTTCGGCGATTTCGCCACCATGATCGAGGCCAAGCCGGTGACCGGTCGTACCCACCAGATTCGTGTCCATACGTTGCATGCCGGCCATTGCATCGCGGGTGACCCCAAATACGGGGACGACGATTTCAGCCGGGAGATCCGGGATCTGGGTGGAAAGCGCCTGTTTCTGCATGCCTATATGCTCACGGTGCCGCTGCCCGATGGGGGCGAACTGAAGTTGCAGGCGCCCGTGGACGCCATGTGGGCCAAGACTGTGGAGCGATTGAGTGCACCCTGA
- the acpP gene encoding acyl carrier protein — MSTIEERVKKIVAEQLGVKEDEVKNEASFVEDLGADSLDTVELVMALEEEFETEIPDEEAEKITTVQLAINYVNSQQG; from the coding sequence ATGAGCACCATCGAAGAGCGCGTCAAGAAAATCGTTGCCGAGCAACTGGGCGTTAAGGAAGATGAAGTCAAGAATGAAGCATCTTTCGTTGAAGACCTGGGTGCCGACTCCCTTGACACCGTTGAGCTGGTGATGGCTCTGGAAGAGGAATTCGAGACCGAAATCCCTGACGAAGAAGCTGAAAAAATCACCACTGTTCAGCTGGCCATCAACTACGTAAACAGTCAGCAAGGCTGA
- a CDS encoding YceD family protein, which produces MLNDPIPPHVDPRKLADRGTTLQGELLLADLKRLCDPLSDDVGTVQAKFVFERDERKSVVIHSFIDTEVKMVCQRCLELVTLPIHSECSYAVVKEGANTQSLPKGYDVLELGEDPLDLQSLIEEELLLALPIVPAHHPEECQQPAGADEPEPSEDEVTRSNPFSVLAQLKRDPNV; this is translated from the coding sequence ATGTTGAATGACCCGATTCCACCTCACGTTGACCCGCGCAAATTGGCTGATCGTGGCACCACCCTTCAAGGTGAACTGCTGCTGGCCGATTTGAAGAGACTCTGCGACCCGCTTTCCGATGATGTCGGTACGGTCCAGGCCAAATTCGTTTTTGAACGAGATGAACGTAAATCTGTGGTGATCCACAGCTTTATCGACACTGAAGTCAAAATGGTTTGCCAGCGTTGTCTTGAGCTGGTCACCCTGCCGATCCACAGCGAATGCAGTTACGCCGTGGTGAAGGAGGGTGCGAATACCCAGTCGTTGCCGAAAGGTTATGACGTGCTGGAACTGGGCGAAGATCCATTGGATCTGCAGTCACTGATCGAGGAGGAGCTTCTGCTCGCCTTGCCCATTGTGCCTGCTCATCATCCGGAAGAATGCCAGCAGCCGGCGGGAGCAGATGAGCCCGAACCGAGCGAGGACGAGGTAACGCGGTCCAACCCGTTCAGTGTATTGGCGCAGTTAAAGCGTGACCCAAACGTTTAG
- a CDS encoding HAD-IIIA family hydrolase encodes MHPDYKLLIFDWDGTLANSIGRIVESMHVASDRTGFARRDDFAVKGIIGLGLPEAIRSLYPDIDDEGLVVFRQHYADHYVALEAEPSPLFEGVADTLQALRAEGYHLAVATGKARRGLDRVLKSHGWEDYFDITRAADETASKPHPLMLEQILAHCEVRPEQALMVGDSSFDLQMARNAGMGSVAVSYGAQSIEALRAFEPRLAIDHFPELHAWLSRHTD; translated from the coding sequence GTGCACCCTGACTACAAGCTCCTGATCTTCGATTGGGACGGCACCCTGGCCAATTCAATCGGTCGGATCGTGGAGTCGATGCATGTCGCGTCCGATCGTACGGGTTTTGCCAGGCGCGATGACTTCGCGGTAAAAGGCATCATCGGTCTCGGATTGCCGGAAGCGATTCGCAGTCTGTACCCGGACATCGATGACGAGGGGCTGGTGGTTTTCCGCCAGCATTATGCCGACCACTACGTCGCCCTGGAGGCCGAGCCGTCGCCGTTGTTCGAAGGAGTGGCGGATACGCTCCAGGCGTTGCGGGCGGAGGGCTATCACCTGGCTGTTGCCACCGGGAAGGCCCGTCGCGGACTGGATCGGGTGCTGAAGTCTCATGGCTGGGAGGATTATTTCGATATCACCCGCGCCGCCGATGAGACCGCCAGCAAGCCGCATCCGCTGATGCTCGAGCAGATCCTGGCGCATTGCGAGGTGCGCCCGGAACAGGCGTTGATGGTAGGGGATTCGTCGTTCGATCTGCAGATGGCCCGCAACGCCGGCATGGGCTCGGTGGCCGTCAGCTACGGCGCGCAGTCGATCGAGGCGCTGCGGGCGTTCGAGCCGCGACTGGCCATTGACCATTTTCCCGAATTGCACGCCTGGCTGAGCCGGCACACCGATTAA
- the fabG gene encoding 3-oxoacyl-ACP reductase FabG — MSLQGKVALVTGASRGIGQAIALELGRQGAIVIGTATSASGAERIAATLKENGIQGTGLELNVTSDESVAAVLASIQEQFGVPAILVNNAGITRDNLMMRMKDDEWFDVVDTNLNSLYRLSKGVLRGMTKARWGRIISIGSVVGAMGNAGQVNYAAAKAGLEGFSRALAREVGSRSITVNSVAPGFIDTDMTRELPEAQREALLTQIPLGRLGQAEEIASVVAFLASDAAAYVTGATIPVNGGMYMS; from the coding sequence ATGAGTCTGCAAGGTAAAGTTGCACTGGTGACCGGTGCAAGCCGCGGCATCGGCCAGGCCATTGCCCTGGAACTGGGGCGCCAAGGCGCCATCGTGATCGGCACCGCGACTTCCGCTTCGGGCGCCGAGCGTATCGCCGCGACCCTGAAGGAAAACGGTATTCAAGGCACGGGTCTTGAGCTGAACGTCACCAGCGACGAATCCGTTGCGGCGGTACTGGCCAGCATTCAGGAGCAGTTTGGTGTCCCGGCGATCCTGGTCAATAATGCCGGTATCACTCGTGATAACCTCATGATGCGCATGAAAGATGACGAATGGTTCGACGTGGTCGATACCAACCTGAACAGTCTATACCGGCTGTCCAAGGGCGTTCTGCGCGGCATGACCAAGGCCCGTTGGGGCCGGATCATCAGTATCGGTTCGGTTGTGGGTGCCATGGGCAACGCCGGCCAAGTAAACTATGCTGCGGCCAAGGCCGGTCTGGAAGGTTTCAGCCGTGCGCTGGCCCGTGAAGTGGGTTCGCGGTCGATTACGGTAAACTCGGTCGCACCGGGTTTCATCGACACCGACATGACCCGCGAACTGCCGGAAGCACAGCGTGAAGCCTTGTTGACACAAATTCCGCTGGGGCGCCTGGGGCAGGCCGAAGAGATCGCGTCCGTGGTCGCTTTTCTTGCATCCGACGCTGCGGCATACGTGACCGGAGCTACAATCCCGGTGAACGGCGGGATGTACATGAGTTAA
- a CDS encoding S49 family peptidase, which translates to MTDEWKAPAKASADNGDDKSWKLLEKTLMAGVEEQRRARRWGIFFKCLVFIYLFVGLGIIIQAIDMKKSPGSGSAYTAVIDIEGMIADKEAASADNIIGSLRAAFEDSKVKGVVLRINSPGGSPVQAGYVYDEIVRLRAAHPDIKVYAVIADLGASGAYYIASAADQIYADKASLVGSIGVTAAGYGFVETLDKLGIERRVYTAGEHKSFLDPFQPQKPEETAFWQGVLDTTHKQFIASVKKGRGDRLKDKDHPELFSGLVWSGEQALSLGLIDGLGSASSVARDVIGEKELVDFTVEESPLDRFSKKLGASIAERLAMWMGFQGPALR; encoded by the coding sequence ATGACCGATGAATGGAAGGCACCGGCCAAGGCAAGCGCTGACAACGGTGACGACAAGAGCTGGAAGTTGCTGGAAAAGACCCTGATGGCCGGGGTAGAGGAGCAGCGTCGTGCGCGCCGCTGGGGGATCTTCTTCAAGTGCCTGGTCTTTATTTATCTTTTCGTCGGGTTGGGGATCATCATCCAGGCGATCGATATGAAGAAGAGCCCCGGCTCCGGTTCGGCCTACACGGCGGTGATCGATATCGAGGGCATGATCGCGGACAAGGAGGCGGCGAGCGCGGACAACATCATTGGCAGCCTGCGGGCCGCGTTCGAAGACTCGAAAGTCAAAGGGGTGGTGCTGCGTATCAACAGTCCGGGCGGTAGCCCGGTGCAGGCCGGCTACGTCTATGACGAGATCGTCCGCCTGCGTGCGGCGCATCCGGATATCAAGGTCTATGCGGTGATCGCCGACCTTGGCGCTTCCGGTGCCTATTACATTGCCAGCGCGGCGGATCAGATCTATGCCGACAAGGCCAGCCTGGTAGGGTCCATTGGTGTGACCGCGGCCGGTTACGGCTTCGTCGAGACCCTGGACAAGCTCGGTATCGAGCGTCGGGTCTACACCGCCGGTGAGCATAAATCGTTCCTCGATCCTTTCCAGCCGCAGAAGCCGGAAGAAACCGCCTTCTGGCAGGGGGTGCTCGATACGACCCACAAACAGTTCATTGCCAGCGTCAAGAAAGGCCGAGGTGACCGGCTCAAGGACAAGGATCATCCGGAATTGTTCTCCGGTCTGGTCTGGTCCGGAGAGCAGGCGTTGTCCCTGGGCTTGATCGATGGGTTGGGCAGTGCCAGTTCGGTGGCGCGGGATGTGATCGGCGAGAAGGAGTTGGTGGACTTCACCGTCGAAGAGTCGCCACTCGATCGGTTCTCGAAGAAGCTGGGGGCGAGCATTGCCGAGCGCCTGGCGATGTGGATGGGGTTCCAGGGCCCGGCTTTGCGCTAA
- the fabD gene encoding ACP S-malonyltransferase gives MSASLAFVFPGQGSQSLGMLAELGAQYPLVLETFKEASDALGYDLWALTQQGPEEQLNQTDKTQPAILTASVALWRLWLAEGGARPAFVAGHSLGEYSALVAAGSLSLGDAVKLVERRGQLMQEAVPAGQGGMAAILGLDDADVLAACAEAAQGDVVSAVNFNSPGQVVIAGAKAAVERAIEGCKARGAKRAMPLPVSVPSHCELMRPAAERFAESIAAIDWQAPQIPVVQNVSADVAPDLETLKRDLLEQLYKPVRWVESVQTLAARGATELVECGPGKVLAGLNKRCAEGVSTSNLNTPDAFAAARAAQA, from the coding sequence ATGTCTGCTTCCCTCGCATTCGTCTTTCCAGGGCAGGGCTCGCAGTCCCTCGGCATGCTGGCCGAACTGGGCGCGCAATACCCGCTGGTCCTCGAAACATTCAAAGAAGCGTCCGATGCACTCGGCTATGACTTGTGGGCATTGACCCAGCAAGGGCCCGAAGAGCAGCTCAATCAAACCGATAAAACCCAGCCAGCCATTCTGACCGCCTCGGTCGCCCTCTGGCGCCTGTGGCTGGCTGAAGGCGGCGCGCGCCCGGCCTTCGTTGCCGGCCATAGCCTGGGTGAATACAGCGCCCTTGTGGCTGCGGGCAGCTTGAGTCTGGGCGACGCGGTGAAATTGGTGGAGCGTCGTGGTCAGTTGATGCAGGAGGCCGTTCCGGCCGGGCAGGGCGGCATGGCCGCGATTCTCGGCCTGGACGATGCCGATGTGCTGGCGGCCTGTGCCGAAGCGGCTCAGGGCGATGTGGTCAGTGCGGTGAACTTCAACTCCCCGGGCCAGGTCGTGATCGCCGGCGCCAAGGCTGCGGTCGAGCGTGCCATCGAAGGCTGCAAGGCCCGTGGCGCCAAGCGCGCCATGCCGTTGCCGGTCAGCGTGCCGTCGCACTGTGAATTGATGCGTCCTGCCGCTGAGCGCTTCGCTGAATCCATCGCCGCCATTGATTGGCAGGCGCCGCAGATTCCCGTGGTGCAGAATGTCAGCGCCGATGTGGCGCCGGACCTCGAGACCCTCAAGCGCGACCTGCTGGAACAGCTCTACAAGCCGGTTCGCTGGGTCGAATCGGTACAGACCCTGGCTGCCAGGGGCGCGACCGAACTGGTCGAGTGTGGCCCTGGCAAAGTGCTGGCCGGCCTGAACAAACGCTGCGCCGAAGGCGTGTCGACTTCCAATCTCAATACCCCAGACGCTTTCGCTGCCGCCCGTGCAGCGCAGGCCTGA
- the fabF gene encoding beta-ketoacyl-ACP synthase II: protein MSRRRVVVTGMGMLSPLGTDVPSSWQGILAGRSGIGLIEHTDLSAYSTRFGGSVKGFNVEEYLSVKEARKLDLFIQYGLAAGFQAVRNAGLEVTDANRERIGVAMGSGIGGLTNIEETSRTLHDSGPRRISPFFVPGSIINMISGFLSIHLGAQGPNYAIATACTTGTHCIGMAARNIMYDEADVMIAGGAEMAACGLGMGGFGASRALSTRNDEPARASRPWDKGRDGFVLSDGAGALVLEELEHAKARGATIYAELIGFGTSGDAYHMTSPPADGAGAARCIANALRDAKINSEQVQYINAHGTSTPAGDLAEAQAIKTVFGEHAYKLAVSSTKSMTGHLLGAAGAVEAIFSVLAINSQVAPPTINLDEPDEGCDLDFVPHTARGMDIDVVLSNSFGFGGTNGSLVFRRFAG, encoded by the coding sequence GTGTCGCGTAGACGCGTCGTAGTCACCGGTATGGGTATGTTGTCGCCACTGGGCACGGATGTGCCGAGCAGTTGGCAGGGCATTCTGGCTGGCCGTAGTGGCATTGGTCTGATCGAACACACCGACCTTTCTGCCTATTCCACCCGTTTTGGCGGCTCGGTAAAGGGCTTCAATGTCGAGGAATACCTGTCGGTCAAGGAAGCCCGCAAGCTCGACCTGTTCATTCAATACGGCCTGGCTGCCGGTTTTCAGGCGGTGCGCAACGCCGGCCTGGAAGTTACCGATGCCAACCGTGAGCGCATCGGCGTGGCCATGGGTTCGGGTATTGGCGGCTTGACCAATATCGAAGAAACCAGCCGTACGCTGCATGATTCGGGGCCGCGACGGATTTCTCCATTCTTCGTGCCGGGCTCGATCATCAATATGATTTCCGGTTTCCTGTCCATCCACCTGGGTGCACAGGGACCGAACTACGCCATTGCCACGGCATGCACCACGGGGACCCACTGCATCGGCATGGCCGCGCGCAACATCATGTACGACGAAGCCGACGTGATGATCGCTGGTGGCGCCGAGATGGCGGCGTGTGGCCTTGGTATGGGTGGCTTCGGCGCCTCCCGTGCGCTGTCGACCCGCAATGACGAGCCGGCCCGTGCCAGCCGACCCTGGGACAAGGGCCGCGATGGCTTCGTGCTGTCCGACGGTGCCGGTGCGCTGGTGCTCGAGGAGCTGGAGCACGCCAAAGCGCGTGGCGCGACCATCTATGCCGAACTGATCGGCTTTGGTACCAGCGGTGACGCGTACCACATGACGTCGCCGCCGGCCGATGGGGCGGGTGCCGCCCGGTGCATCGCAAATGCCCTGCGTGACGCGAAGATCAACAGCGAGCAGGTGCAGTACATCAATGCCCACGGCACGTCGACCCCGGCCGGCGACTTGGCCGAAGCCCAGGCGATCAAGACCGTGTTCGGCGAGCATGCCTACAAACTGGCTGTCAGCTCGACCAAGTCGATGACCGGTCACCTGCTGGGTGCCGCGGGTGCGGTGGAAGCGATCTTCAGCGTGCTGGCGATCAACAGCCAGGTCGCGCCGCCGACCATCAACCTCGACGAGCCGGACGAAGGTTGCGACCTGGACTTCGTTCCGCACACCGCCCGGGGCATGGACATCGATGTGGTGCTGTCCAACTCCTTCGGCTTTGGCGGTACCAACGGCTCGCTGGTGTTCCGCCGGTTTGCCGGTTGA
- the plsX gene encoding phosphate acyltransferase PlsX, translating into MSAQVIAIDAMGGDFGPRSIVQASLACLNATPSLHLTLVGQPSLLEEMLSGQTAADRARLTITPASEVITMDEKPAQALRSKPDASMRVALELLRDDKVQACVSAGNTGALMALSRHVLKTLPGIDRPAMVAAIPTQRGFCQLLDLGANVDCSAEHLLQFAVMGSVAAETLGIARPRVALLNIGTEDIKGNQQVKLAATLLQGARGINYIGFVEGDGVYRGEADVVVCDGFVGNILLKSSEGLATMIGERIESLFRQSLASRVVGALALPLMRRLQADLAPARHNGASFLGLQGIVIKSHGSAGVQGFQSAINRAVIEIQENLPERLHGRLEDLLT; encoded by the coding sequence TTGTCCGCTCAAGTTATCGCAATTGACGCAATGGGCGGGGACTTCGGTCCCCGCAGCATTGTTCAGGCCAGCCTTGCTTGCCTGAATGCAACGCCCTCGCTGCACCTGACCCTCGTCGGTCAACCCTCCCTTCTTGAAGAAATGCTCAGTGGACAAACGGCTGCGGATCGCGCGCGCCTGACGATTACCCCAGCGTCCGAAGTCATCACCATGGACGAAAAACCGGCCCAGGCCTTGCGCAGCAAGCCTGACGCGTCGATGCGGGTGGCCCTTGAGTTGCTGCGCGACGACAAGGTCCAGGCCTGTGTCAGTGCCGGGAATACGGGGGCGCTGATGGCGCTGTCACGCCATGTGCTCAAGACCCTGCCAGGCATCGACCGGCCGGCGATGGTCGCGGCAATCCCGACCCAAAGGGGTTTTTGCCAGTTGCTGGACCTGGGGGCCAACGTCGATTGCAGCGCCGAGCATCTGCTGCAATTTGCGGTGATGGGCTCGGTCGCGGCCGAGACCCTCGGTATCGCGCGCCCTCGCGTGGCGCTGCTGAACATCGGAACCGAGGACATCAAGGGCAACCAGCAGGTCAAGCTGGCCGCCACGCTGTTGCAGGGCGCGCGGGGAATCAACTACATCGGTTTCGTCGAGGGCGACGGTGTGTACCGGGGCGAGGCGGACGTGGTGGTGTGTGACGGTTTCGTCGGCAATATCCTGCTCAAGTCCAGCGAAGGCCTGGCAACCATGATCGGCGAGCGGATCGAGAGCCTGTTCCGGCAAAGCCTGGCCTCGCGGGTGGTGGGGGCCCTGGCGTTGCCCTTGATGCGTCGCCTGCAGGCGGACCTGGCGCCGGCGCGACATAACGGGGCGAGTTTTCTCGGGCTGCAGGGCATCGTGATCAAGAGTCATGGCTCGGCCGGCGTGCAGGGCTTCCAAAGCGCCATCAACCGGGCTGTGATCGAAATCCAGGAAAACCTGCCCGAGCGCCTCCATGGTCGCCTTGAAGATTTGTTAACTTAG
- the rpmF gene encoding 50S ribosomal protein L32, with the protein MAVQQNKKSRSARDMRRSHDALEASTLSVEKTTGEVHLRHHVSPEGVYRGRKVIDKGADE; encoded by the coding sequence ATGGCTGTTCAGCAGAACAAAAAATCCCGCTCTGCCCGTGACATGCGCCGTTCGCACGACGCTCTCGAGGCTAGCACCCTGTCTGTAGAAAAAACCACGGGTGAAGTTCACCTGCGTCACCACGTATCGCCAGAAGGCGTATACCGTGGTCGTAAAGTGATCGACAAGGGCGCTGACGAGTAA